The genomic region TGCTTGAAAGAGCATCTTGTGGACACTGATCTATACAAAGACCGCAGAACAGACAGTGACCAATATCGATGGCAGGGAACCACCTTGTCTTTTCACTATCCGGACTAATCCTTGCCCTTACGATCTTTATCGCACTGTTAGGGCAGGTGTTAGCACAAATACCACAGCCTATACATTTACTTTTATCAAGTTTTTGAAGCCCTCTGAACCTGTCAGGCAACTCGGTGGGTACCTCAGGATACCTTCTGGTAATAGGGGGCTTGTAGATGTTTTTAACAGCTCTAGCAATATTTTTCAATACCATGGTATCACGCACCCATATAAATACCCAACATTATTGCCCATCCAAGGTTCAATAATGATAATGGGAGAAGTCTCTTCCAGCTAAGGTCAACGACCTGGTCGATCCTGAACCTTGGTACTGCCCATCTTAGCATGATGATGGTCAGAATGACAAGAGCGACCTTGAACAGGAAGTACATTGTTGGAAGGAAAATTCCCAGTATAGTGATGTTGGTCAGGAATGCTGGCAAGTTCCATCCTCCAAGGAACAACAGTACAACGAGCATTGAACCAAGGATAAGGTGGATATATTCAGCAAAGAAACCAAGACCGAATCTCATACCGGTGTATTCAGTGATCCAACCTGCAACAAGTTCTTCTTCAGACTCGTTCTGATCGAACGGGAGACGTCCCATATCGGCCATCAGTGCAATGAAGAAAACGATGAATCCGAGAGGCTGAAGGAACACGAACCATATAGGGCTCTGTGCCTGTGCGATCTCGACAATGTCCAGTGAACCTACCATGATAGCTATACTTACTATAGTGATACCGAGTGGGACCTCGTATCCGATCATCCTTGCAAAGTTCCTGAAAGCACCCAGAAGGGAGTACTTGTTGTTTGAACTGTATGCATACATGAAAGCACCGATGATAGAAATTGAAGACACTGCTTCAATGTAAAGGACACTGATGTCCATCTGGGTGCCTACGATAACATACTCGACACCATCAACAATAACAGCACCGAATGGAATTGCGACCAGCATCATGAAGACTGAACCCATGAGGACGATAGGTGCTGAAACGAAAAGCAACCTGTCAGCCTTTGATGGAATAAGATCCTCTTTGGTCATCAGTTTGATAGCATCAGCGAAAAGCTGGAACTAACCCATTGGACCTACATATTTAGGACCAAGCCTGAACTGGATATCACCGGAAAGTTTACGCTCGAACCAGACAACGGTCATAGCGCCCATGAACACAGCACCGATCAGGCAAAGGCCGATCAGAGTACGAACCCATGGGTTGATAATAATGTCTACTATTTCTCCTGACATCATGATCACCTGTCCGCCTCACTGGTACATCCGTCCATACTACCTGCAATAGCTGCCACATCAGCAACAGTTGTTCCTGTGATCAGTGGAGGTAATGCCTGCATGGTCGGATAGACCGGTCCCCTTATCTTTACACGGTGTGGCTTGTCAGAGCCGTCTGAAACGACATAGAAGCCCATTTCTCCACGTGGGTCCTCTACCCTGTGGAACACATCGCCTTCAGGAACCCTCATTACAGGACTCCTCTTGCCGTATGGGGAATCTTCATAGAAGAGTGGTCCGCCTGGCATCTGGTCAAGGCACTGCTCGATGATGTACATAGCTTCCTCCATCTCTTCGAGCCTTACATTGATACGGGCTGCAATGTCACCATCTGTGGCTGTGCACACCTTGAAATCAAGGTCCTTGTAAGTAAGGTATGGTTCATCTTTCCTTATATCAAAAGCAACGCCTGTTGCACGGAGAGCAGGTCCTGATACACCAAGATCCCTTGCGGTCTTTGCTTGAAGTACACCGACACCGAAGCAACGCTGTTTATAGATCTCGTCCTCATTGAACAGTCTTCTGTACTCATTGATCTGCTCCCTGAGACTTGCGAAAACTACAACAGATTTTTCCTTGAATCCTTCAGGAATGTCGTCACGCACACCACCGTATCTGAGGAAAGTGTGTGTAATACGTGCTCCGGTTACCATGTCCATCAAAGACAGGATATCTTCCCTTTCCTTGATGGTGTACATGAACATTGATACAAAACCAATGAACTCACCGAACTCACCCATACCAAGAAGGTGGCTCTGAAGCCTTGAGAGTTCCTCAACGATGATCCTTATGTACTGGGACCTTTCCGGAACCTCAATATCTGCAAGTTTCTCTACAGCACCAACATATGCTTCTTCGTTGGTCATTGCTGTGAGGTAGCAGATCCTATCGACGATAGGAATACCCTGGAGATACGTCTTGCTCTCCATAATCTTTTCAATACCCTTGTGAATGAATCCTAACTCGACCTCAGCATCAACCACAGTTTCGCCTCTGAGCCTCAGGTTCAACCTGAAAGGTCCTGGCTGCATTGGGTGCTGTGGTCCGAGGTGGACTATCATTTCTGATGGGCCTACATTTTCATCCATAATTAAACCTCACACCAAATTTCTGGCAGTCCTGTTCGGGAAGCCTTCATAGTCTTTCCTCAAAGGCCAATCCCCTAACAGCTCCTCTGGAAGAACAAGCTGTCTGAGGTCCGGATGGTTGTTGAACTTAACACCGAACAGTTCGTAAACTTCTCTTTCATACCAGTTAGCATTCCAGTAGACAGGAACGATGGACTCGATCTCCGGAGCATCCCTTGGAAGCTTCACCTTAATGGTAAGCAACACCGGATGGTCGTAAGAAGCGACATGATAAACAACCATGATCTCATTCTTCTTAGGATAGTCTACTGCAGTCTCATTTGAAAGATGGTCAAATGCAAGTTCATCTTTCAGGTACTGGCAAACATC from Methanococcoides sp. LMO-2 harbors:
- the fpoI gene encoding F420H2 dehydrogenase subunit FpoI; translation: MVLKNIARAVKNIYKPPITRRYPEVPTELPDRFRGLQKLDKSKCIGCGICANTCPNSAIKIVRARISPDSEKTRWFPAIDIGHCLFCGLCIDQCPQDALSSTKVYTTGVIRWTHEELLYTPDMLAREVPVGENGE
- the fpoC gene encoding F420H2 dehydrogenase subunit FpoC, whose amino-acid sequence is MDAKSIIDSLVNKFQDSLTDAKVDSDIRISAYLEPDMIKDVCQYLKDELAFDHLSNETAVDYPKKNEIMVVYHVASYDHPVLLTIKVKLPRDAPEIESIVPVYWNANWYEREVYELFGVKFNNHPDLRQLVLPEELLGDWPLRKDYEGFPNRTARNLV
- the fpoD gene encoding F420H2 dehydrogenase subunit FpoD, whose amino-acid sequence is MDENVGPSEMIVHLGPQHPMQPGPFRLNLRLRGETVVDAEVELGFIHKGIEKIMESKTYLQGIPIVDRICYLTAMTNEEAYVGAVEKLADIEVPERSQYIRIIVEELSRLQSHLLGMGEFGEFIGFVSMFMYTIKEREDILSLMDMVTGARITHTFLRYGGVRDDIPEGFKEKSVVVFASLREQINEYRRLFNEDEIYKQRCFGVGVLQAKTARDLGVSGPALRATGVAFDIRKDEPYLTYKDLDFKVCTATDGDIAARINVRLEEMEEAMYIIEQCLDQMPGGPLFYEDSPYGKRSPVMRVPEGDVFHRVEDPRGEMGFYVVSDGSDKPHRVKIRGPVYPTMQALPPLITGTTVADVAAIAGSMDGCTSEADR